The DNA segment GGCTTTCACAAGCTAGTATGGGTCGCATAGCAACTAGCACCGAAACTCAGCAGCTCTAAACAACTgtaattttgtagtttttaataactggtttttgttgttttaatcgTTTAGTAGTTTGTCTGCATCTTCTCTCTCAGGCTGTCACTTTTGGGGACTGATCTAGACTTGCCTTGACAGCTGCTTTCAAGTATAGTTTGGGAAATAAGATAACCAAGCTTGTTAAGATTATTTCCAGAGTAAAAGTCATTTCATGTCATCCATTTCGGTTATCAGAGGATAATACCTGGGGCTTAATATTTTTGCTGTATTTTGGATACTTGTACTTACCAGCAAGGGAAATTCTGGGTAAATGAGATGATAATCGTATGGTATATTACAAATCACTGATGAAGTTGAATGTAAAATACAGAGACGAGTAAAGAACGTGAGTAGTCGTTACGCTGAGcaaaaggctaaaggaactttcCAAACTCATCTGTATTCACTTGTGTGAACAGTTTCCAGAGTTTTGCTCTCATCTGTGCCACGTGTCAGAGTATATACTATACACATTTCAGTATATGAATGCATACACAGAGGATTTCAAAAGCATAAACGTCAGTTTTACTACTagtaaaacatttacaaatatagATTAAAATGTGATCATATTGTCTCAGTTTGGTAAAACCACACTGGAAGGCAATAATGGATCATATGGTCACAGTGACTGCAATCTGGATTAAAGTAGACATTCTAAGCAGACTGCTTGTCCCCGGGGCTTGAGAAAAGTGAATGAATTTTAACATGttattggaaattttaaaatattgctgaaatgAAAGGCTTCAGAGGCAAGTTTTGAAGCAGAGATTATCTGATTAAATATTTACATGgcatgggggaaggggaagctgggacgaagtgagagagtagcatcaacatatatacactaccaaatgtacaatggatggctagtgggaagcagctgcatagcacagggagatcagctctatggtttgtgatgacctagaggggtgggatagggagggtgggagggaggagatatgggggtatatgtatatgtatagctgactcactttgttggacaacagaaactaacacgacattgtaaagcaattatactccaataaagatgtttaaaaaaaatatttacatggcAGAGCAGGGGATGAGGCATAACTACAGGATCCTGGCACTCCTCAGTTTGAAGGCATTTTTATCAGAAATACCCAAACCAGTAGGGAACATGGCAAATGTCTGATTCCTATGCCATGCTACAATATTCTGATATTAAAATTCTCATTACAAATAAACGTCCCCATTATTTGAACATGTGGTATATACAATATGTGGCTAAGATAATACCTCTCGTATAATATTTTGGAGCCTTAATCATGCAGCACGGAGTAGATAATGCCCTGAAAGAGTAAGCCTCAAGGAATTCTGGGTGTTATTTTTAAGCATGTATTTatcacctcctctgtgccaggtatAAGCACTTGAGATAATGATCATGAAAATGAGGAGAAGGAGATTGGTTGGCCTGGGCTTCCATTCATACCCATTGCCTCATTCCCCTGCTGACTGCTTTATTTTATGAGTTCCCTGGGCCTGGCCCAAGTTGCAACTTGTGGGTTTAGAATAGACACTTGTTATGGACTGAGTGTTTgagtccccccaaaattcatgtgttgaagccctactCCCGATGCAATAGTATTGGGCGATGGGGCCttagggaggtaattagggttagatgaggtcatgagggtggggccctcatgctgggattagtgcccttgtaagaagagacaccaaagagtttgttctctctctttctctctctctctgagagcACACAAAGAAGAGGTCATGTGTGCACAAGCAAGATGGcagccacctacaagccaagatcagaggcctcagaatgaaacctaccttgccggacttcccagcctccagaactgtgagaaataattttctgttgtttaagccacccggtctatggtattttgttatggcatcccAAGCTGATTAAGAATTACCTGGACTGTGGGTAAAGCAAACTAGCCTAGACTGGGATCACAAGTTATTGTGGCCACCATGCTCTAGACAGTTTCACTAACTGGATCAAACTGCCAGTTGTTAAATACAGAAAGAAGTAGACAGGGGGTTGCCCTCCTagactttatttagaaaaaaaaaacatctgagggtgatttttttccccttagttgAATGGCAAATCGATAAAGAATTGTGAATCTGCCTATACACTGACCCCATATAATGACAACATGATTTCACCACCAATTAGACCAAATATTCTAAATatctctgaactttatgatttggCCATTGAAGAAAGCTAGAAAAATCAGTTTATTAAAAAGATTGTTTTGaagctgaaaaaacaaaaaggtaatgATTTGTGCACAACTCTGATCTTGgtcatacatatatttaaatctttttcaaAGTGAATACCTGGGATTTAACTAGAAAcatatcaaaaaaggaaaaatgtctcttctgcCCACACAGTTATTGATTTAAGcaagaaaaaacataaataaaatgaaatgtattatttgggtaaagaaaaaaacataattctaagTTTCAGTTGTTTTATAAATAGTTCTTTAAATTCACCCATTGATAAGTCTTTCTAAGCAGTAAGTCAGTATCATCCTTTACACACAGTAGACAACATATGTGTGTGGGGGTATATTTGTTTAGCTAAGAGGattgaaattaattttctatttcaaatcCGATAAGCATAACAGAAGAAGTATGTGAAGTAAAACTTTCTGAGTAATGTAGTACATTTTAGTGGTCCTAAATAGGTCATATGAGATCCATGATTCTcttgggaaagagaagaaaatgagagaatcaaacctctgccaataaaatgagctaaaattttatatttttgaaaagtatattATACAGTGATTTTAAGGAAATCATGTATATTCAGAACTTAACCTTAAGGACCAAACTGTTGACAGTAAGCACCATAAATTCCTCCAAACTGACTCAAACCCAGGACTTATTGTCTAAGAAACTAAGATGAAGAATGCATGTGTGTTTGCAAGAGTGCAAATGTGCAAAATTCACCTTGGAACATTTTTAGTCCCAGTGATCATATAGATGTTTCCCCAAAAAAGATTTGATCAAAGTTTTGGAGACAATAGCCCTATTCCACTACCACCAGTGATAAAATACTTCCCAGCAAAATGTGCTTAGAATTAAgtagaatcatttttttaaataaacagttaATACTTGCTAAAACCTTGTATGtaaaacatatatacaaatacagtAAGAGTGatagttgatttatttttaaaatttttattgaatgatttttaaCAGATTCacattataaaagaatataacttGTGCTAAATTTCAGCTATTTTCAACACCATTTACAAAATCACTTTTTAACATAATCTAATCATGTATTCCTTTGCATACTAGTCAAGGGTATAACTTCCCCTTATTATGGAAAATAATAACAAGTAAAATAAATTGGAACTCAGGCAGAATCAATGACTTGGGTGTGTCCCAAGAGAAGAGCGTGTACCCTAGACACTACCAGGAAGAGCAGCCCAGAAATAAGGTCTGCAACTCCTGAATTTTATAGTGCACTCAATTACAAATCACTAAAACCCTTTAAACATAATGGCCTGAACTAAACCGCTTGTACAACCATTCAGCAAATATCTGATCATTCaagaaatatgtattgagtgtCTACTCTGTGTTTTGCCCCAGGGCAGCCACTGGACTCTGCCTGCTGAGGCTGCCATGATGGCCCCAGTGTGTGCACCGCCTTGGTCCCTAATGAAAACGATcagaactttcttttaaaaattatattcataaattATACTCACTTTGTTAAAGGGACATATCCAAAATCGCTAATCAGAGAATTCACCAAAATAATATGTCTGTGGCCCTATTAAGAAAAGCGAACTTTGTCAAGGGGAAGAAAGGCTTTCTCTTAAAAAAGACGATAGAATTCCTTGTCTCAAACTGTAACACCTCATTCGTAGAAGACTGTGTAGCTGTATAAAATGATGTGGCTTTCAACACCTGATCATTTATTAACTTTGGAACTGTCTTCCTACGCATACTTGAAAAGTCCATATTCTGAATACTAGTTAAATAAAAACTTGAGATCTTAAAAGTCTCAGTTTCCctgtttttaaattagatttatttCATAGAACAAAGTAGTTCTCCCATAAATAATAACACTTcagttggtatttttttaaagcagtaaaaCTGTTAATAGTTTTGTTTATAAAGCTTGCTGTTCAttgtaattcttaaaaaaaaaaaaaaaaagagggcttccctggtggcgcagtggttgggggtccgcctgccgaggcaggggacacgggttcgtgccctggcccgggaggatcccacgtgccgcggagcggctgggcccgtgagccatggccgctgagcctgtgcgtccggagcctgtgctccgcaacgggagagaccacaacagtgagaggcctgcgtaccgcaaaaaaaaaaaaaaaaaacctaaagtttCTCAGACCCAATGGAAAACACAATATAAACATGGAGGGCATGAGCTGAATGGGTCTACCTCAGAGTAGTACAAACTGTGTTATAACTGTCTCAAACTTGATTCTAGTCGTCCACCTCTGTATATGCAGTTTCACATTGAATACACAACCGGCACCCTATTGGCCTCTTCTTAGAGTAGGACCCTGAGAGTCAGTCCATTGAGAAATCACATATTATTTATGATACCAGCTTGAAAATTTAAAGAGTGTCTAATCTTTAACAaggcagaaagaaacaaaaattttcccACCAATGAACTTACCACCATGTAAAGAAGAATATATACTTGGCATTGAAGTGTCCATCTAATTGTAGGATGCGTACctacaccttttaaaaatgtatgaaaagctcctaaatttgaaaaaataaacatgttgAAATACTATGGATAGGGTTCAAGTCCAAGCAAAACCTATGAAGTGATCTTTACTAGAGTAATCAGAACCAGTTTTCTCTGCGATGTAGGTCATCCACAACCTCGTTTCAGGGATCCGTTAGCCGTAGGTGCAACTGGCATCATCCCCGTGCATCCAGAGGCAGATCTGGGCGTACTTGAGGGGCGTGATGCGCACGGCCACGTTGTAGTCCTTCTGAACTCCGTTTATGTCCACCCACTGGTGGCCGGAATAGACCGCAATGATTTTGCGTTTCCATCTCTTTTTGTCCGGATCTTTCAGACGCAGATAGACCCCAGAGCCAGTGGAGCCCGACTCGGCATCGCAGTATTGATAGAGAAGATCATTGGATTCATCGGACACGCTGCAAAACCGGTAGACTAACTGATCTGCCCTGTCGTGATCAAATCCTGAGAAGTGGATCATTCCGCCGGGCAGCTTCTTGACGGTGGGACTGATGCCCAGCtccatgtatttctttttgtgaGCACGCTTCAGCTCCAGAAGGGCGTAGTCATAATCCAAGGCcgcatctcccctccctcctctagcCCAGCCTTTGGGGATGTGGGTGTTCTTGACCCGGGTCCACTGGAAGGAGGGCATCCCGTCAGCGGCTCTCTGACCCCGAGCagattcctttctccttctcccgGCCTTGGCGCTCTCCTTCAGGTTCTCTCTGCTACCCTCTCTTCCAGCACCACCCCTTGCTTCCCTCCTGTTCCTCCTAGAACCTCTATGTTTCTTGCCACTACCTTTATTTCTCATCTTCAACAACCCTACCCGTAGCTTTTTGCTGCCTTTGATGTAGTCGTTTCCGTCGTGGACACAATGGGCTGCTGTTAGGACGTGGTTGGGGGAGATGAGGATACCACTGCAGCCCGTGGAGAGCTTCACGGCCGTATTGAAAGGGAAATTGGTTAAGAATCTCTTGTCCAAGATGCTGAACCTGCTGTCAGTGCCGTACACCTGTCTCTTTCTCCTCACAGGTGCTCCCTGGGCAGTGAGATTTTCATGTGGCTCAGGGACCCAACCTTGAACTTTCACTCTGGTCAAGGTTCGGGTGCCGTTCTCAAAGACAGTCTCATATGAGAGAGAGTCTTCCAGGTCAGAAAGGTTGGGAGCCGGGAGTCCTTTCTGGCATTCGATGCCACACGCTTGATTTAACACCATCTTAGCGTCTGCTTCAAAGGTGGGGCTGGTGAGATGGAAGGTCCTTTCACTGACAAGCCGGggtatttttctcaagtgccacGTGAAATCCCGTTCCATTTCAGATGCATCGATGAGAGTCCACCCAAGGGTGGAAAGTATCAACCAAAATAGCgttgtttccattttgttcttctaTGTTGTCCTTTAAAATAGAAAGAGAGGCTTTATaatggtttcttttaaaatatgttacttATCATTCATTTTGGTCTTGGGTCCTAAAGGTAGCTTCACCACAAATAGGAGCCCATATTCTCACTGTACTTAGATTTTACTGAGATTAGATAAACACCCTACTAAGTAGGCTCATACAGACGTCCAAAATCAGTAAACTGTTTTCACTCAGACTGCCCTCCACCAGCCCTAATCCCCGTGCATCCTACCCCCATCTGCCATCTCCCCCTCTTTCAACCCAACACATGGGAGAATAAGAAGGGGTGGCAAACTGGGGTCCTCTGTTGCATAAGCCACACCATCTTCCTTCCAAGGTGTCCTACAACCTTATCTCCAGATGATTTAGAAATAAAGATAACAGCAGATGTCCGGCCCTTTCCCTGAACTCAGCTTCTTAATAAAAGCAGGGATCATAAATTCCTCATCTCTAGAATGTAAATGGCTAGCACAGAGCTCAAAAAAAGCATTCACTGGAATACAATGAATTTCCCTTAATCACGGCTTGCAGACCAAGCTGATTGATGGTGCAATTAAAATCATAGgataatattctaaaatattcagTAGAGATTTTAGAAGTAAATAAATGGGCTCCTCTGCTATTGACCTGCTTTGATTTTCGCAAGCAGAACCCCTgatcataaaaagaaaatacacagcaCAGACCCTTTTATccgaaaataagaaaaatgtaccctgtacttttttaaaacaaagttgtGCTTGGAACCACCACCTAAGCAAAGCACCACGCAAAAATACTTTATAGTGgcattttactttatattaaaattgtAAGAATTTATGGAGCACAGGCGATGGTTATGAATTCGCTACTTGGGGGAACATGATCATGATGAAATATAGTCCCTTTCATCCTGGGTCTCTCATCTGAAAACTGTTTAAATTGTATAATACCTCTTCTATTGTTTACATCTTCTTGCCTTCATTTCCTGCTTCTCTAGGTTCACTGGTATGTACATCTGTTCCTAGAACTGACTTTTGTCAGTTGTTGCTTGGTGAGAGAGGGGGAGTAGTACTCTTTGGAGCAGCAGTTTGGAAATTTGTAAGCTATGTTCCAAGTTGTTTTTAACTAATAGTTAAAACATCCAGGCTTAGCCCATGATTTGCACTGTGCGTAAAGCAGAGGCAGTTCAAGGTTAGATTATTCCTACAGTACCTTCACTCTCAAGGCTTTCTCATAAGCTTTCTTCGCttatcaaagaaaagaaagctaataaAGAATGTCAGGAATGGCCTACAAAGCAGGGTACACCCATAAGATCCTGGGAGCTGGCAGGAAAAGCCGAAGTTGTCTCTGATTCAGAGCCGAATATGGGCATCTCTTGATACAACGGAGTTCATTTCGCCATATACAAGGACAGAATTTTATTAACAAACTAACAACATTCttttgataaaacaaaaacatatactACATTAACCTCTTCGTTATTTAAACATGATCTGTTCATCAAAACATGACAATTAATTTGAATGATCATACATTGGAACGTGTTAAGCAAGTTTAGAATAATCTTTACCATGACTTGGCATCAGCAAAATTACGTAGAAGTTTtgcaatttccatttttttctatttgctcaCAGTTGAATGCTAAGTAATGGTGGTTCTGGTTAATATTAGTATTGTTTGCTGAATAGCTTGTACTTTATTTTGGAGACAGGGCATTCTTCTGTAGACTGATGGATATTGTCCAAAAAATCAGTAAACAATAtacttgagaaaaaaattcacactCATGTCACAATATTTTCTGATCATTACCATGGCAAATTTGACTTTACACAAAGCAGTAATTATATCAGTAATGAATTTGTTGAACCacttagtattttcttttgttgcctttttATGCAATTTTCTTAATGAGtatttcatccattttatttAATTGGATTGGAATGACAAAGGCTAACAACTCAGTAACTCTCCTGAGACCTTGAAATTGTATGTTTAACTGGGTGGTTCCCAAGATGAAATGTTATGTCTTTccaaaaaaaagaagctaaaatCATAGTTATTTGCTGCCTCTTAGTTTATCAACAGGCCATAacagatgattttaaaaagatgtatacaTATCTTTTTATCTACTTGATCCTTAGCAAAATTTCAACCAAGGGAGTTTTTTGATGTgggaaacaaaagttttaaaaatcgaTTTTTTATTTAGCCCTATGTGATAACAGCTGTTCATTATGTACTTAATATATGATTACAGCAAAGACTGAGAATAGCCAATTAcccacattaaaaaatacacaggatCACTTTGTACATTTTAACACTTGGTAATAACGATCTGTGCAGTAATAAATGTGTGAAAGGCATTCCTAGGCAAAAGAGAGAACGTCAAAATCTTGGTGTTGTGGTATTGCTTCCACAGTTAGGTTTTGTTTTTCggatttgggttgtttttttttttccagtgttgtTTAATTTAGTCTTGCAAATTTTCAGCTAGTTAGGATTTAGATAGGTAGAAtgcaaatattaaattataacaGACCAGATGGTATTTTGCTATACAAATAATTGACCTAGAATATGAATCTCAAATTTAGAAGTTCCTCTTTACCAAATAAAACATGTGccctgtgcattaattctgtagtCAGACTTTTAAGAAAGTCCcatgtaatggttaattttatgtgtcaacttgactgggccacagggtgcccagatatttggtcagatattattctgggtgtgtctgggagggtgTCTCTGGATGATATTAACATTCGAATTGGTAGATAGAGTAAAGCAGGTTgctctccctaatgtgggtgggcctcatccaatcagctgaagacctacatagaacaaaaaggctgaccctcctgTGAGTAATGGGGAACTCCTTCTGCCTGACGGCTTTGAGCAGGGAAATTGGTTTTTCTCCTGCCTTTGGATTCAAAATGAATTTTGAATAAGATTTTGTTAGTAAGATTCTGTGCTTGTGAGTGGCCAAATAAACTCTGTCACATCAAGGGATTCCCAGGTTGAAGTCCCCAAACCAGCAGTGTCAGCATCCCctaggaacttgttaaaaatgctaaTTCTCAGGGCCCAACCCAGACCTACTGTTCAAAACTCTCCAGGAGGGGTGTGGGTTCCCAGCTAGGCATGTTGTACACAGCCCTCCAGGCAATTCTGATACTCGGTACAGTTTCAGAACCACTTCAGCAGCCGGGGTCCTGGTGTAGCAGCTTAAACCCCTCCCAGAAGGTGGACTTTCCAGGGATGATTGATTCACCAGGTTTCAAAGGACCTCTGCTTCCTCTCTGTGTACAAAATAAATTCATTCTAAACTTTGCTCTTTTACTACGGTAGCAACTGTTCATATTGAATGGTTCCTCCTTTAATAGAAAACAACACATACTTTATAAGTGATTTAATAATACTTCTGAAAAGAGTCAAATTCAGTGGGCTTGTATGTAACGCCTCTGATCCTACAGATGATGCAGGAGTGTTAGCTGGACAGCCCTGTCTGGTGCCCTTTGAGGGACTCAGCTGCAATGCAGCACAGGAATAAAAGCCATGCCCACGTTGATCCTTGGGCACGGGAAGGGCAGAGCCTTGTCATATGACCTCAGAATCACAGTAATGAAGGACATGGACTTAGTAAGCCTGTCTAATTTGGCCTATAATTTCAAACTGAACAAATGTCTCAGGACACTTCCTTTTGGGAAATCTAAGTTTGCCTTGTGGTAAAACGCCAGTGTAACGTAAATGATAGCTCTTGCTGATAGAGCAAGCCATGGTTCAGTGGATACATCTATAGACTCCTGTCATCCAAAAAGCACTAACTAAAGAGACACAGTCCCAGCTGGTGGAGCAGTTATAGTATTTTGAAAGCTTTAATGTGCCATGTCTTCCCTCATTCTCCTCCTTTTTCCTGTCTTCCATTATAATTGTGACCTTCCCTGTCACTTTCCAGATGGCTTGGATTTGGGGCTTCAGATTCCAATTTTGGTTAATAAAAGTGAGGTTGCAGTCATGGCTCTCACCACGAGTCAATGTACACGTAGTTAATTATGGGTTGGACCATGGAGACGAATGGAAGGGAAGAGAATTATGGGGGAAGCAAGAATACCAGGATTTATAGATGAATTCTTACTGATGAAGCAGATATTAGTCCACATTTCTGCCTGGTCTGTACTATTCACAGAAATGACCACCCGTAACTACAAGAGATAACTTACTGTTGCTTTTGTTTGGTTTCTTGCTTATACTTTCTTAGAAATGTGAATGCTGATAGTATTTAGAATATTTGGGTATCTCTACCAGCATAGTGGTTACAAGGGCAGACCAAGGAGTAAGAAGACTTGGGTTAAGTCGCATCTTTACCACTTATTAGGCAACTGAATATGGGCAGTTTATTAAGTTCAATTaagtttccatttcctcatctgcaaagtgaagATAAGAGTAATCTCAACTTCATAATgtaattgtgagaattaaataagttgaTATATGCAAAGAATTACCACTGAGCCCAGAGCATAGACACAATCAATAATAAGttcttttatagttattattCTACCTTAATGGGTGAATTAATATCACTTTAAAACAATTCATCATATAAGGCAAAGTTATAGCACTTTTAGTTTTCTAGAAAGTCAATTTTACAT comes from the Pseudorca crassidens isolate mPseCra1 chromosome 13, mPseCra1.hap1, whole genome shotgun sequence genome and includes:
- the PRSS35 gene encoding inactive serine protease 35 — its product is METTLFWLILSTLGWTLIDASEMERDFTWHLRKIPRLVSERTFHLTSPTFEADAKMVLNQACGIECQKGLPAPNLSDLEDSLSYETVFENGTRTLTRVKVQGWVPEPHENLTAQGAPVRRKRQVYGTDSRFSILDKRFLTNFPFNTAVKLSTGCSGILISPNHVLTAAHCVHDGNDYIKGSKKLRVGLLKMRNKGSGKKHRGSRRNRREARGGAGREGSRENLKESAKAGRRRKESARGQRAADGMPSFQWTRVKNTHIPKGWARGGRGDAALDYDYALLELKRAHKKKYMELGISPTVKKLPGGMIHFSGFDHDRADQLVYRFCSVSDESNDLLYQYCDAESGSTGSGVYLRLKDPDKKRWKRKIIAVYSGHQWVDINGVQKDYNVAVRITPLKYAQICLWMHGDDASCTYG